The Cellulosimicrobium sp. ES-005 genome segment GTCCGCGACTGGCTCGTGTCGCCCGCATCCGGGTGGGACCGCGCGTCCGACACCCCGCCGCCCTCGATCCCCGCAGAGGTCGTCACGCGCACCCGCGCCCGGTACCTCGAGGCGTACGAGCGGCTCACGGGCTCGACGCTCGGCTGAGTCGTCGGGCGGTCCGGGCGGCGCCCGGGCGCACGTAGGTGTGCCCGCTCGGCGCGGTCCACCGGACCGAGCCGTCGGCGAGCAGGGCGGGCCGCCAGCCGTCGCGCGCGCGCACGACGCGGTGGTGCCGGCAGAGCGCGACGAGGTTGTCGGCCTCCTGCGCGGCGGCCGCGGCGGTGTCGTCCGCGCCCGGCCGCGGTGCCACGACGTGGTCGAGGTCGCAACGGAACGCCGGGACGCGGCAGCCAGGGAAGACGCAGGTCTCGTCGCGCGCGAGGACGCGCGCGACGGTCCGCGGCGACGGTCGTGCCCTGCCGCGCTCCATGGCCGGGGCGAGTGCGAGCGGTGCTGCCACGCGAACCTCCCTGCGTCGTCGAGCCGTGGTTCGTGCGAGGGCGGGGAAGGGGCAGGACCCCGCCCTCGCACCGTGCCCGAGCGTGCGTCTCGAACACGTGTTCGACTCTAGCGGCACCCTCTGACACGCGTCGAGGGTTGGCTCTATGGGTCGTCATCCGATATATATCGTTCATGGCACCGAGCCCTCCCGCGTTCCGCATGACCGAGCAGGCGTACCTCGTGCTGCTCTCCCTCAGCGCGGAGCCGCGGCACGGGTACGCGGTGATCCAGGCCGTGCGCGAGCTGTCCGACGGCCGCACCCGGCTCGGGGCCGGCACCCTCTACGGCAACCTCGACCGGCTCGTGGCGGCCGGGCTCGTCGTGCCGACCGGGGAGGAGGTCGTCGACGGCCGCCTCCGGCGCTACTACCGCGCCACCGACGACGGGCGCCGCGCGGCCCGGACGGAGACCCTCCGCCTCGCCGAGCTCGCCGAGCGCGCGCGGCGGTCCCTGGAACGCCACGGCCCGGCGGGTGCCGCCGACGGCCTCGCGGGGAGCGGCGCGTGAGCGCGGGCGGCGCGGACCGGTACGAGCGGTCCGCCCGGTTCTGGCTCCGCGCCTACCCGCCGCGCTGGCGTCGCCTCCACGGCGACGAGGCGCTCGCGGTCCTGCTCGACCTCGCGCCCGCATCCGACGACGCCGGGGCGCCGCACGGCATCGGCGCGCGCGAGGCGTGGGGGCTGGTGCGTGCGGGCTGGGCGCTGCGCCGGCGGGAGCACCCGCCGCTCGGGCGCTGGTTGCTGTACCGGCTGTTCGACGCCCGGCTGCCCGCGCGCTACTGGTGGTGGGTCGCCGACGACATCCACGGCGTGCTCTACCCCTGGCGCGTGACCATGACGGGGCTCGGGACCGCTCTCGCGATCTTCTACGGCTGGCCGGTGCTGGCGCAGCTCCTGTTCTCCGTCGAGGTCACCAGGCCCGACCTCTGGCTGATCCTCCTGTGGTGCGGGACGTTCCTCGGCGGAGGGCTCCTCTTCCGCCGTTCGCACGTCGCGCGAGCGTGGCGCAAGCACGTGCTCGACGGCAACATCCCCGTGGACGTCCCGGCAGACCCGCCGCGGGCAGCCGGGGCCTGAGCCCGGCAGCGCCGTCGTGCCACGGTGCGGACGGCCGCCGGACGTCGCCCGGGCGCCCGGTAGACTGGGCGCGGAATCCCGCCGTCGGCTCCCGCTCGTCCCGTCCCACCGACCGTCCTCGACGGCCGTGACGTGGTCGGGATCCCGGAGCCCCGGCCCTCCCGAACTCTCTCGCCAAGGAGCCCCCGTGGGACGCGTCGTCGTCGAGGTCATGCCCAAGCCCGAGATCCTGGACCCGCAGGGCAAGGCCGTCGTCGGGGCGCTGCCGCGCCTCGGCTTCACCCAGTTCACGTCCGTCCGCCAGGGCAAGCGGTTCGAGCTTGAGGTCGACGGCCCGGTCACGCCGGAGATCCTCGCCGCCGCCGAGGAGGCTGCGGTCAAGGTGCTGTCGAACCCGGTGATCGAGGACGTCGTGCGTGTCGCCGACATCGAGGCCGACGCCGCCGCGACGATCACGTCCGAGGGGCTCGCCTGATGAGCGGCGCGACGCTCGCGACGGCGCGGATCGGCGTCGTCACCTTCCCCGGCACGCTCGACGACCGCGACGCGGCGCGCGCGGTGCGTCTCGCGGGCGGCGAGGCCGTGTCGCTGTGGCACGCGGACGCCGACCTGCACGGCGTCGACGCGGTCGTCCTGCCCGGTGGCTTCTCCTACGGCGACTACCTGCGCGCGGGCGCGATCAGCCGCTTCGCGCCCGTCATGGAGTCGATCGTCGACGCGGCGGCGGGCGGCATGCCGGTCCTGGGCATCTGCAACGGCTTCCAGGTCCTCACCGAGGCCCACCTGCTGCCCGGCTCGATGGTCAAGAACGACCACCTGCACTTCATCTGCCGCGAGCAGGTCCTCGTGGTCGAGAACGCCGAGACGGCCTGGACGCGCGACTACACGGTCGGCCAGCGCATCACGGTCCCGCTGAAGAACCAGGACGGGCAGTTCGTCGCGGACGACCGCACGCTCGACGAGCTCGAGGCCGAGGGCCGCGTCGTCTTCCGCTACGACGGCTGGAACCCGAACGGCTCGCGTCGCGGCATCGCCGGCATCACCAACGCCGCGGGCAACGTCGTCGGCCTCATGCCGCACCCCGAGCACGCCGTCGAGGCGGGCTTCGGGCCCGCGAACGAGGCCGGCCCCCGTGCCGGCACCGACGGGCTCGGCTTCTTCACGTCGGTCCTGGGCGCGCTCGTCCACGCATGACCGGGTCGGTGTGACCGGCGCGCCCTCGCGCGTCCTGCCCGACGGCGTCGGGGGCCCAGGCACGCGCGTCACCGTCGAGGCGGTCCCCGGGGACGACGCCGCGGCCGAGCTCCTGCGCACGCGTCAGCAGGCGGAGCTCGCCGGGCGGTACGGCGAGCCCGACGCGGGCACGTTCGAGCCCGAGGCGTCGGTCGCGAACGTCGTGGTCCGGGCGGGCGGCGAGCCGGTCGCGTTCGTCGCGCTGCGCGACGTGTCGGGCACGCCCGACGGCCGCGGCGGGACGCACCCCGCGCGCACCGGGGAGGTGAAGCGCCTCTGGGTCGAGCCCGACCACCGCGGCCGCGGTCACGCGCGCACCGCGATGCGGGCCGTGCACCGGCACGCGGTCGTCGCCGGGCTCGAACGCGTGGTCCTGGAGACCGGGACGCTCCAGCCCGAGTCGATCGACCTCTACCTCGCGCTCGGGTACGTCCCGATCGAGTCGTACGGCCACTACGCCGGGCACCCGCTCTCGCGCTGCTTCGCGCTCGACCTGAGGGCCGCGTGCGGTCCGGGCGTCGGCACCGGCACCGCGGACGAGACGTCGGCGACGAGCGGCCGGCTCGGGGCGAGCATCCCGCGGGCGACCGTGGGCCCGAGCGAGCCCGCGAGCGTCGCTGCCCGTGAGGTCGTGGAGGTCCGCCCCGTCCCGTGGGACGACCCGGACGCGGCAGCACTGCGCCGGGAGATGCACGAGACGTCGTCCGCCGTCCTCTACCCCGAGCTGTTCGGCGGGCTCGACGCCGCGGGCGGGTTCGACGCGGTCGACGCGCGCCTGGGCGACGACGTGGTGACGACCCTCGTCGCCTACCGGGACGGGGAGGCCGTCGGGTGTGCGTCGCTGCGTCGCCCCGCACCCGGGGCGCCCACCGACGCGCTCGAGGTGAAGAAGGTCTACGTGCGCCCACGGGCACGCAGGACCGGGACGGCCCGCAGGCTCCTCGACGGGCTCGAGGCCGTCGCGCGCGAGCGCGGGGCGGCCCGGCTCCTGCTCGAGACGGGGATCCGCCAACCGGGCGCGATCGCGCTCTACCGCTCGCTCGGGTACCGCGCCGTCCTCGCTTTCCCGCCGTACGTCGGCGACAACCACGTCGCGCTCTGCTTCGCGAAGCCGCTGGTCTGAGGGTCGCACCAGGGGATTCTCGGGGTCGTGCCGGATATGCCCGCGGTGTCCGCCTCCGCTAGGGTGTCCCCGTGATCCCCCTCGCGACCGGTGCCTACTCCGTGGCCTCCGTCGTCATCGAGCTCCTCGGCTGGGTCGCCGCGGTCGCGTCGCGGGTGCCGGGCCGGGTCGGGGTCCTCGCGGGCGAGCTGCGCGAGACCGCCGTCGAGTGGGGGCTCCCGGTCGGCGACGTGTCCGACCTCTACGCCGCCTTCCCCGTGCGCCTCGCGCTCGCCGTCGGGGCGGTCGCACTCGTGTGCGCGGTCGTCGCGCTCGTGCACGGCCTCCGGGAGCGTCAGCGCGCCGGCGGGTCCACCGACGCGTCGCGCGTCAGCGGGCGCTGAGCAGCGGCGCGACCTCCCGCCCGAGGAAGCGGACGAACCCCTCCACGTCCGGCTCGTCCGCGGTCGGCTGGACCGCGACGGCCGTCGCGCCCGCGTCCGCCAGGGCCAGGACGGCTGCGGCGATCGTCGCGGCGTCGCCGCCCGCGCCGATGCCCTGACCCGCCTCCTTCCCCCACAGCGGCACCTCGCGGTCGACGCGCTCCTGTGCGCCTGGCCCGGTCGCCGCGATGAGCGTCGCGTGGACGTCGAAGCCGTCGACGGCTCCGCCCGCGCGTGCCGCGTCCGTCGCGACGCGCACGTCGTCCGGGGTGAGCGCGTTCGCGAGGATCAGTCCGTCGCCCAGCTCTCCTGCCAGCGCGAGCGAGCGGGGACCCACGCCCCCGAGCCACAGGGGGACGGGCTGCGTGGGAGGCCAGTCGAGCCGCACGTCGTCGAGCGTGACGTACCGCCCCGCCGTCGTGACCTCCTCGCCCGCGAGCAGGCTCCGCAGCGTCGTGGCGTGCTCGCGCAGCAACGTCAGCGGTGACGCGACACGGACCCCCGCCTGCCCCATCCACTCCTGCACGCCGTGGCCGACGCCCGCGACGAGCCGTCCGGGGAACATCCGGGCGAGCGTCGCGACCTCCATCGCGGTGATCGTCGTGCTGCGCAGCGGGGCCGGCATGAGCCCGATGCCGACGCGCACGTGCTCGGTCCAGGCCAGCGCGGCGGCAGCCGACGCGAGGCCCGACTGCTTGAAGCAGTCCTCCCACACCCAGAGGTCGTCGAGGCCGGCCTCCTCCGCGGTCGCGGCGAGCCGCCGCAGGCTCTCCGGGGCGTGGGTGGGCACGAACGCGATACCGAGCCGTGGTGTCGTCATGCTCGTCATCGTGCCGGACGCCACCGACACCCGGCCGTCCGCTCAGCCGTCTTCGCGGCGAGCGCGTGACCTGCCGCGGGCGGACCGTCGTGCGAGCTCGTCGGCCCGCGCCAGGAAGGCGAGCTGCGCCGCGACGGACTGGCGTGCCGCGGCGAGGACGGACGGGTCGACGTCGGCGTAGACGCGCGCGACGACCTGCTCCACGGCGTCGTCCGCACCCGCGGTCAGGCCGAGCGCGGCGAGCGTCGCCCGGACCTGGGACAGGCGCTCGAGCCGGTGCGCGCGGTACGCACGCACCCGCTCCGCGAGGTCGTCGACCACCGGCCCGTGGCCGGGGAGCCCCGTCGTCCGACCGGGCCCCGCGGAGGCGACGGCCTCGATCGCGTCGAGGCTCGCGAGGTACGCGCCGAGCGAGCCGTCGGGCTGCGCGATCACCGTCGTGCCGGTCCCGAGCACGGTGTCCCCGGTGAGGACCGTCGTGCCCGACGGCGATCCCGCGCCGCCCGCAGCGGCGTCACCCGACCGGGTGCCGCCGGGGGCCACGTCGCCGAGGGGCGCGTCGCCGAGGTACTGGTCGGCGGGGGTCTCGCCGCCCGGGCGTGCGCCGCCCCTGGCGAGGTCGCCGGGCGTGGCGAGCGCGCCGTCGTCGGGCAGGACGAGGCAGACCGAGTCGGCGGTGTGGCCCGGGGTGGCGCGCACGACGATGCGCAGCCCGGCGGCCTCGACGACCTCGCCGTCGCGCAGGAGCGCGCCACCGTGGCAGTGCGCCGGGTCCGCGGCGCGTACCGGCGCCGCGGTCCGCTCCCGCAGCCCGGGAGCCCCGGCCGTGTGGTCGGCGTGGCGGTGCGTGACGAGCACGAGCTCGACCGGCCCGGCCGCCGCCAGCGCGTCGAGGTGCACCGCGTCGTCGGGCCCCGGGTCCACGACGACGCACGTCGCCGACCCGGGCGCGCGCAGCACGTACGAGCACGTGCCGTCGAGCGTCATCGGGCCCGGGTTGTCGGCGCGCAGCACCGCGGCGAGCCGGGTCACGGGCGTGGGCGCGGTCATCTCGGGCCGTCTCAGGCGCGGTGCCGCAGGACCGACGGGCGCCCCTCGTCGTCCCACTGGGAGAAGCGCGCGTCGATGAGGGGGCCGACGAGGTCGTACGTCTCCCACGTGTCCGGCACGCGGTACACGTCCTCGGGCTCGCCGTCGCCGGGGCTCACCGCGTCGACGTAGTCCTCCAGGTAGAGGCCGCCGTCGTCCTCGTCCTCCTCGTCGCCGGCGTAGTACGCGCTCGCGAACGCCGCGCCGACGGCGTCGAGGTCCTCGTCGACGAGCCTGCCGTCGCACACGTCGAGCACGAACGCGCCGGGCGTCGTCCTCCGGTCGCGCAGCGCGGCGAGCTCGTCCGCGGCGTCCTCGGCGAGCTCCTCGGAGACGTGCCCGCCGAGCACCGCCCACGCGAGGAACATGCCGATGTGCGTCGCGCCCGCCTCGGGGCCGGCCTCCGGCGGGTACCCCTCGCCGTCGGAGTGCCAGGCCGCGTCGTCGTACGTCGTCGTCATGCGGTGACGCTACAGCCTCCCGCCGACCACGACATGAGGGTCGATATCCCGCGGATCACGACCCTCATGTCGTGTTCGACGGCGTGCCAGGTCGTGTTCGGCAGCGAGGCGGGTGGATGGCCCGACGGGCGGTCGGCGGGTCAGGCCGCCGGGTCGCCGGCGAGGGCGGCCGCGAGGAGCTCGAGCGTGCGGGTGCGGCCCGGGGTGGAGTCGAGCGGCTCGTCGGCGCGCGACGCCGCGACCGGCACGATCATCACCTCGTCGACGCCGTGGCGCTCGGCGAGCCGACGGACCTCGGCCGCGGCGTCGTCGGGCGTCCCGACGGCCCAGCGGCGCAGGCTGTCCTCGACCATCTGCCCGGCCGCGCCGTCGAGGGGCGCCGCCAGAGCCTCCTCCACGGTCTCCAGCGCGGTGAGCGGCTGACCGGTGCGCAGCCGCGACATCATGCGCGCCTGCGGGAGCGCGCGGGCGCGCGCCTCGTCCTCCGTCTCCGCCACGACGGCGTTGAGCGTGAGGAACGTGCGCGGCTCGGGGAACGCCTCGCTCGGGCGGTAGCCCTCGCGGTAGAGCGCGAGGATCTCGTCGACGCCCTGCCCGGAGAAGTGGTTCGCGAACACGTACGGCAGCCCGAGCTCGGCCGCGAGGCGCGCGGAGTAGTCGCTCGACCCGAGCAGCCAGACGGTCGGTGCGGCGTCGGCGGCGGGGGTCGCGTGCACGTCGTACACCTGGCCGCTCGTGAGGCGCAGGGTCGCGCCCTGCGGGCTCATGAGCGCGAGGATGTCGGTCACGTGCTGGGGGAACCGGTCGACGTCGGCCGTCGGGCCGGTGATGCGCAGGAGCTGCGTGACGACGGGGTCGGAGCCCGGCGCGCGGCCGATGCCCAGGTCGACCCGGCCGGGGGCGATCGC includes the following:
- the purS gene encoding phosphoribosylformylglycinamidine synthase subunit PurS, with the translated sequence MGRVVVEVMPKPEILDPQGKAVVGALPRLGFTQFTSVRQGKRFELEVDGPVTPEILAAAEEAAVKVLSNPVIEDVVRVADIEADAAATITSEGLA
- a CDS encoding LLM class flavin-dependent oxidoreductase — translated: MTTPRLGIAFVPTHAPESLRRLAATAEEAGLDDLWVWEDCFKQSGLASAAAALAWTEHVRVGIGLMPAPLRSTTITAMEVATLARMFPGRLVAGVGHGVQEWMGQAGVRVASPLTLLREHATTLRSLLAGEEVTTAGRYVTLDDVRLDWPPTQPVPLWLGGVGPRSLALAGELGDGLILANALTPDDVRVATDAARAGGAVDGFDVHATLIAATGPGAQERVDREVPLWGKEAGQGIGAGGDAATIAAAVLALADAGATAVAVQPTADEPDVEGFVRFLGREVAPLLSAR
- a CDS encoding LLM class flavin-dependent oxidoreductase, whose amino-acid sequence is MSTQTPRLSVLDLVPVRSGQSSTQAVRASLDLVRLADRLGYERYWFAEHHNMPAVAASTPPVMIAAAASVTDRIRVGSGGVMLPNHAPLVVAEQFAALEAIAPGRVDLGIGRAPGSDPVVTQLLRITGPTADVDRFPQHVTDILALMSPQGATLRLTSGQVYDVHATPAADAAPTVWLLGSSDYSARLAAELGLPYVFANHFSGQGVDEILALYREGYRPSEAFPEPRTFLTLNAVVAETEDEARARALPQARMMSRLRTGQPLTALETVEEALAAPLDGAAGQMVEDSLRRWAVGTPDDAAAEVRRLAERHGVDEVMIVPVAASRADEPLDSTPGRTRTLELLAAALAGDPAA
- a CDS encoding MBL fold metallo-hydrolase; the protein is MTAPTPVTRLAAVLRADNPGPMTLDGTCSYVLRAPGSATCVVVDPGPDDAVHLDALAAAGPVELVLVTHRHADHTAGAPGLRERTAAPVRAADPAHCHGGALLRDGEVVEAAGLRIVVRATPGHTADSVCLVLPDDGALATPGDLARGGARPGGETPADQYLGDAPLGDVAPGGTRSGDAAAGGAGSPSGTTVLTGDTVLGTGTTVIAQPDGSLGAYLASLDAIEAVASAGPGRTTGLPGHGPVVDDLAERVRAYRAHRLERLSQVRATLAALGLTAGADDAVEQVVARVYADVDPSVLAAARQSVAAQLAFLARADELARRSARGRSRARREDG
- a CDS encoding PadR family transcriptional regulator codes for the protein MAPSPPAFRMTEQAYLVLLSLSAEPRHGYAVIQAVRELSDGRTRLGAGTLYGNLDRLVAAGLVVPTGEEVVDGRLRRYYRATDDGRRAARTETLRLAELAERARRSLERHGPAGAADGLAGSGA
- a CDS encoding GNAT family N-acetyltransferase — its product is MTGAPSRVLPDGVGGPGTRVTVEAVPGDDAAAELLRTRQQAELAGRYGEPDAGTFEPEASVANVVVRAGGEPVAFVALRDVSGTPDGRGGTHPARTGEVKRLWVEPDHRGRGHARTAMRAVHRHAVVAGLERVVLETGTLQPESIDLYLALGYVPIESYGHYAGHPLSRCFALDLRAACGPGVGTGTADETSATSGRLGASIPRATVGPSEPASVAAREVVEVRPVPWDDPDAAALRREMHETSSAVLYPELFGGLDAAGGFDAVDARLGDDVVTTLVAYRDGEAVGCASLRRPAPGAPTDALEVKKVYVRPRARRTGTARRLLDGLEAVARERGAARLLLETGIRQPGAIALYRSLGYRAVLAFPPYVGDNHVALCFAKPLV
- the purQ gene encoding phosphoribosylformylglycinamidine synthase subunit PurQ; this encodes MSGATLATARIGVVTFPGTLDDRDAARAVRLAGGEAVSLWHADADLHGVDAVVLPGGFSYGDYLRAGAISRFAPVMESIVDAAAGGMPVLGICNGFQVLTEAHLLPGSMVKNDHLHFICREQVLVVENAETAWTRDYTVGQRITVPLKNQDGQFVADDRTLDELEAEGRVVFRYDGWNPNGSRRGIAGITNAAGNVVGLMPHPEHAVEAGFGPANEAGPRAGTDGLGFFTSVLGALVHA
- a CDS encoding HNH endonuclease signature motif containing protein, with amino-acid sequence MAAPLALAPAMERGRARPSPRTVARVLARDETCVFPGCRVPAFRCDLDHVVAPRPGADDTAAAAAQEADNLVALCRHHRVVRARDGWRPALLADGSVRWTAPSGHTYVRPGAARTARRLSRASSP